A region of uncultured Carboxylicivirga sp. DNA encodes the following proteins:
- a CDS encoding fructosamine kinase family protein, producing MNDIIRRIEDILDTTIVHHQMVGGGCIAKTQVIKTEGGDQFFLKSGFSNTMFRNEANGLRELSKANCIRIPKVIVVDDDFLLLENIETGIKNGNFFTEFGQAFAQLHQYTSTSYGFYEDNYIGATPQENLPSLTESNNWTEFYFNKRLKFQFLLAEKNGFSDAEFRRLFNGIERQIYQILDGSEEPPTLLHGDLWGGNYMVDNQNKAVLIDPAVYYGHREADLAMTKLFGGFGPQFYQSYQQTYPLKEGYEYRQNIYLLYHVLNHLNLFGSSYKSQSEQLMRSYL from the coding sequence ATGAATGATATCATTCGAAGAATAGAAGATATATTAGATACAACCATTGTTCATCATCAAATGGTGGGTGGTGGTTGTATTGCTAAAACGCAGGTTATAAAAACTGAAGGTGGTGATCAATTCTTTCTGAAGTCGGGCTTTTCTAACACCATGTTTCGCAATGAGGCAAACGGACTCAGAGAACTATCCAAAGCCAATTGCATAAGAATACCCAAGGTTATTGTTGTTGATGATGATTTTCTTTTACTGGAAAATATCGAAACGGGAATAAAGAATGGAAACTTCTTTACCGAATTTGGCCAAGCATTTGCTCAACTGCACCAATACACATCAACCAGTTACGGTTTTTATGAAGATAACTACATTGGTGCAACACCTCAAGAGAATCTCCCCTCATTAACAGAGTCTAATAACTGGACTGAGTTTTATTTTAATAAAAGATTAAAATTCCAGTTTCTTCTGGCCGAAAAAAATGGTTTCAGCGATGCCGAATTCAGGCGTTTATTTAATGGTATCGAAAGGCAGATTTATCAGATTTTAGACGGAAGCGAAGAACCACCAACACTATTACATGGTGATTTATGGGGTGGAAACTATATGGTGGATAATCAAAACAAGGCCGTACTCATCGATCCGGCTGTTTATTATGGCCATCGCGAAGCCGACCTTGCTATGACTAAATTATTTGGTGGTTTTGGACCACAGTTTTATCAGAGCTATCAACAAACCTATCCTTTAAAAGAAGGATATGAATACAGACAGAATATTTATCTGCTGTACCATGTGCTCAACCATCTAAACTTATTCG
- a CDS encoding alkaline phosphatase, with product MKKTSLILAIFLVTIGISAQEEYKEVKHEKFEYTAEKQHEVVSFDAKEVKFKKHPKNIILFIGDGMGAAQVFAGITTNGGVLNMQNLPFTGFSKTQSSDNYVTDSAAGGTALSTGKKTTNGTIGLDSEGNRITSILEYAERNGKATGLVSTSAITHATPASFIAHQPSRNMYEEIAADFMNTDIDLFIGGGADFFTKRVDGRNLVSELNDKGYRIAYNMKEIEPFTKGKLAVLTAIGHNAGYRDRGDMLPQATSKAIEVLSNADSKGFFMMVEGSQIDWGGHQNDASYATGEVLDLDKALGEAIKFALKDRRTLIIVTADHETGGMSVNEGDMTKGYVKAAFTTGNHTAIMVPVFAIGPGAEEFTGVYENTEIFEKMYKLFKFKEKDKD from the coding sequence ATGAAAAAGACTAGCCTTATATTGGCTATATTTCTTGTAACAATAGGAATATCAGCCCAGGAAGAATACAAAGAAGTAAAGCATGAAAAGTTCGAGTATACAGCTGAAAAACAACATGAAGTAGTTTCATTTGATGCAAAAGAAGTAAAATTTAAAAAGCATCCGAAGAATATCATATTGTTTATTGGTGATGGTATGGGAGCCGCTCAGGTTTTTGCCGGTATTACTACTAACGGAGGTGTGTTAAATATGCAAAATCTACCTTTTACCGGATTCAGTAAAACGCAGAGTAGTGATAACTACGTAACGGATTCGGCAGCTGGAGGAACCGCTTTATCAACCGGTAAAAAAACAACCAATGGTACAATAGGGTTGGATTCAGAAGGCAATAGAATTACCAGCATTCTTGAATATGCAGAAAGAAATGGTAAAGCAACTGGTTTGGTTTCAACATCAGCAATCACTCATGCAACACCTGCTTCTTTTATTGCACATCAACCGAGTAGAAATATGTATGAAGAGATAGCAGCCGACTTTATGAATACAGATATTGATTTGTTTATTGGTGGAGGAGCTGATTTCTTTACAAAACGTGTTGATGGTCGAAATCTGGTTTCTGAGTTAAATGACAAAGGATACAGAATTGCCTATAACATGAAAGAGATTGAACCTTTTACAAAAGGGAAGCTGGCTGTATTAACTGCTATTGGTCACAATGCTGGTTATCGTGACAGAGGTGACATGTTACCACAAGCAACCTCAAAAGCTATTGAAGTATTATCAAATGCTGATAGTAAAGGATTCTTTATGATGGTTGAAGGCAGTCAGATAGATTGGGGAGGGCATCAAAATGATGCTTCTTATGCAACCGGGGAAGTGTTGGATTTAGACAAGGCACTAGGTGAAGCAATAAAGTTTGCTCTTAAAGACAGGCGGACTTTAATAATTGTAACAGCTGATCATGAAACAGGGGGTATGTCAGTAAATGAAGGAGATATGACCAAAGGTTATGTCAAAGCGGCATTTACAACTGGAAATCATACAGCTATTATGGTGCCTGTTTTTGCTATTGGTCCTGGTGCCGAAGAGTTTACAGGGGTTTATGAGAATACAGAGATCTTCGAAAAAATGTATAAGCTGTTTAAGTTTAAGGAGAAGGATAAAGATTAA
- a CDS encoding low molecular weight protein-tyrosine-phosphatase, whose translation MDKTKILFVCLGNICRSPSAEAVMKALVEKKGLASKYEIDSAGTAGYHSGEPADRRMQRHAINRDYNLTSISRKVNAKVDFDHFDYIIGMDDQNVEDLEYMTSNDEQRSRISKMTDYCKSFNHTSVPDPYYGGADGFELVLDLLEDACEGLIEHIENE comes from the coding sequence ATGGATAAAACAAAGATACTTTTTGTATGCCTTGGTAACATTTGCCGCAGCCCAAGTGCTGAAGCTGTTATGAAGGCTTTGGTTGAAAAAAAAGGATTAGCTTCTAAATATGAGATTGATTCTGCCGGAACAGCAGGCTATCACTCTGGCGAACCAGCTGACAGACGTATGCAACGCCATGCGATCAATCGTGATTATAATTTAACCAGCATTAGCCGTAAGGTAAATGCAAAGGTTGATTTCGATCATTTTGATTACATTATTGGTATGGATGATCAGAATGTAGAAGATCTTGAATATATGACTTCTAACGATGAGCAAAGATCCAGGATTAGTAAGATGACGGATTATTGTAAATCTTTTAATCACACATCGGTACCTGACCCTTATTACGGTGGTGCCGATGGGTTTGAACTGGTACTGGATCTTTTGGAGGATGCTTGCGAGGGTTTAATCGAACATATCGAGAATGAATGA
- a CDS encoding Crp/Fnr family transcriptional regulator, which translates to MMKTITEKDTDYICDIQAPCFQALDDNEVEIIRTSRTQVQFRKGDNLTKQGTFASYVLFVARGLAIQYVEGDVNKSFNLRIIQPGEFVGLSSVFSKNTFNYSSVAISDCHVLLVEKQAINEIIGKNGIFGHGLISRYTEQNISLFDTLRSVLYKQMMGRMAESLLYIDGFKKQYPEIFTLMTRKHIADFAGITTESAVKILKTLEKEEILKLDGKDVQLLNKGYLKDLSLRG; encoded by the coding sequence ATGATGAAAACGATTACTGAAAAAGACACCGACTACATTTGCGATATACAGGCCCCTTGTTTTCAGGCCTTAGATGATAATGAAGTAGAGATTATTAGAACAAGCAGAACACAGGTACAATTTCGTAAGGGTGATAACCTTACGAAACAAGGAACCTTTGCTTCATATGTTTTATTTGTGGCGAGGGGATTAGCCATTCAGTATGTAGAAGGAGATGTAAATAAAAGTTTTAACCTTCGAATTATTCAACCGGGAGAATTTGTAGGCTTATCATCAGTTTTCTCTAAAAATACATTCAACTATTCGTCGGTTGCAATCAGCGATTGCCATGTTTTACTGGTAGAAAAACAAGCTATTAATGAAATCATTGGTAAAAACGGAATATTCGGACATGGTTTAATCAGTCGGTATACAGAGCAGAATATAAGTTTATTTGATACGCTTCGATCTGTTTTATATAAACAAATGATGGGACGCATGGCAGAATCATTACTTTACATCGATGGATTTAAAAAGCAATACCCTGAAATATTTACTTTAATGACACGAAAGCATATCGCTGATTTTGCAGGTATCACTACCGAGAGTGCTGTTAAAATACTGAAGACACTGGAGAAAGAAGAAATTCTAAAACTTGACGGCAAAGATGTTCAGTTATTAAACAAAGGCTATCTTAAGGATTTGAGTTTGCGAGGATAA
- a CDS encoding NapC/NirT family cytochrome c, producing the protein MHLPKSYYNHISFAGTIIAAISFFLIIVSFLFSLLFNAGSSYLGLFSYILLPAIMVFGLILIPIGMFINSRRACKSTETLEMKWMVIDFNDPRYRNAASVFIIGTVVLILLSAVGSYEAYHYTESVEFCGKVCHKVMQPEYVTYMNSSHAKVACVECHVGQGADWYVKSKLSGLYQVYAVMTHSYPTPIPTPISSLRPAKETCEECHWPQKFYTPRLNMEKHYLSDSLNTEWIIQLQMKTNSPHSSSNLAEGIHWHINPDVKIEYIAADDARESIPWVRYINLKTGDTTLYEDSWSPMDPEDIKTAVTRTMDCMDCHNRPSHNYQLPSEFVDLAISSGEIPKLPKIKYIAMEILKDPYPTTDTALMVINETIRQFYADNYPDSDPQLVDKAVSGITNGYLNNIFPEMGANWDVYPDHIGHLEFNGCFRCHNDTHESIGGKKITKDCNACHTILAQGTHDNMETATINESLEFHHPVDIGTDWQDYLCIDCHRYLYP; encoded by the coding sequence ATGCATCTACCCAAGTCTTATTACAACCACATTTCTTTTGCAGGTACAATAATTGCTGCAATTTCGTTTTTTCTGATCATTGTAAGCTTCCTGTTCTCCCTTCTATTTAATGCCGGAAGTTCATACCTGGGATTGTTTTCCTATATTTTACTTCCTGCCATTATGGTATTCGGATTAATTTTGATACCGATAGGTATGTTTATTAATTCAAGAAGAGCCTGTAAATCAACTGAAACACTTGAGATGAAATGGATGGTTATCGACTTTAACGATCCCCGTTATCGAAATGCGGCTTCTGTTTTTATTATTGGTACAGTTGTGTTAATTCTTTTATCTGCAGTTGGAAGTTATGAAGCATATCATTATACCGAATCAGTAGAGTTTTGCGGTAAAGTTTGTCACAAGGTGATGCAACCCGAATACGTTACTTATATGAATTCATCTCATGCAAAAGTGGCTTGTGTCGAATGTCATGTTGGTCAGGGAGCCGACTGGTATGTCAAGTCTAAATTATCCGGATTGTATCAGGTATATGCAGTTATGACCCATAGTTATCCTACACCTATACCGACACCAATTTCCAGCTTACGACCTGCTAAAGAAACCTGCGAGGAATGTCACTGGCCACAGAAATTCTACACCCCTCGTTTGAATATGGAAAAACATTACCTGTCAGACAGTCTGAATACTGAATGGATTATTCAATTACAAATGAAAACCAATAGTCCACATAGTTCCAGTAATCTGGCTGAAGGGATTCATTGGCATATCAACCCTGATGTTAAAATAGAATACATTGCAGCAGATGATGCTAGAGAAAGTATTCCATGGGTTCGGTATATTAATCTTAAAACCGGAGATACTACCTTATACGAAGATAGCTGGAGCCCGATGGATCCGGAAGATATCAAAACAGCAGTAACGCGTACTATGGATTGCATGGATTGTCACAACCGTCCGTCACATAACTATCAGCTCCCATCAGAATTTGTTGATCTGGCAATATCATCGGGTGAGATACCAAAACTACCCAAAATTAAATATATTGCGATGGAGATTTTAAAGGATCCGTATCCCACAACAGATACTGCTCTGATGGTAATTAATGAAACTATACGGCAGTTTTACGCTGATAATTATCCTGATTCGGATCCTCAACTGGTTGATAAAGCTGTTTCAGGCATTACCAATGGTTACCTCAATAATATTTTCCCTGAGATGGGAGCCAACTGGGATGTATACCCCGATCATATTGGTCACCTTGAATTTAACGGTTGTTTCAGATGTCATAACGATACACACGAAAGTATCGGTGGCAAAAAAATCACAAAGGATTGTAATGCTTGTCATACTATTTTAGCTCAAGGTACGCACGATAATATGGAGACTGCCACTATAAACGAATCACTCGAATTTCATCATCCTGTTGACATTGGAACAGACTGGCAGGATTATTTGTGCATCGATTGTCACAGATATTTGTATCCTTAA
- a CDS encoding exodeoxyribonuclease III, translating into MKLISWNVNGLRAVAKKDFFESFDQMAPDILCLQETKAQDDQVAEVLKSMFGYHIYSNSAEKKGYSGTAIISKQEPVSVTKGIGIEEHDNEGRVLTVEYDKFYLVNVYVPNSGSELKRLDYRQDWDKAFFDYLKKLEEKKPVLSCGDFNVAHKEIDLARPKANYNKYAGFMQEEIDGMDRFTHGGLIDTFRHLHPNEPDKYSWWSYRAGARGKNIGWRIDYFLASESIAPEIKDAFILPEVMGSDHCPVGIEINV; encoded by the coding sequence GTGAAATTAATATCATGGAATGTTAACGGATTACGTGCCGTTGCTAAAAAAGACTTCTTTGAGTCGTTTGATCAAATGGCTCCCGATATACTTTGTTTACAAGAGACGAAGGCACAGGATGATCAGGTAGCAGAGGTGTTAAAATCGATGTTTGGATACCATATTTATTCAAATTCGGCTGAAAAGAAAGGATATTCAGGTACTGCCATCATATCTAAACAAGAACCTGTTAGTGTAACAAAGGGCATTGGTATTGAAGAACACGATAACGAAGGTCGCGTTCTCACAGTGGAATATGATAAGTTCTACCTCGTGAATGTATATGTACCAAATTCTGGTAGTGAATTAAAGCGTTTGGATTACCGACAGGACTGGGACAAGGCTTTTTTCGATTATCTGAAGAAGCTGGAAGAAAAGAAACCAGTGTTAAGTTGTGGCGATTTTAATGTAGCTCACAAAGAAATTGATTTGGCTAGGCCAAAGGCTAATTATAATAAGTATGCCGGTTTTATGCAGGAGGAGATTGATGGTATGGATCGTTTTACACATGGAGGCTTAATTGACACCTTTCGACATCTGCATCCTAATGAACCTGATAAATATTCGTGGTGGAGTTACAGGGCCGGAGCACGCGGAAAAAATATTGGCTGGAGAATCGATTATTTCCTGGCCTCTGAATCAATTGCGCCTGAAATTAAGGATGCTTTTATTCTGCCTGAAGTAATGGGATCTGATCATTGCCCGGTGGGGATTGAGATTAATGTTTAA